In one window of Thermoleophilia bacterium DNA:
- a CDS encoding DEAD/DEAH box helicase — MFDDLGLGDDLLAALAELGYEEPTPIQQAAIPPLLLGRDLLGNAATGTGKTAAFALPLLERLRGGVGREPRALILVPTRELAMQVSEAVHRYGRALHTSVLPIYGGQPIFRQITALERGVDVVVGTPGRVRDHLARGTLKFGSVQVVVLDEADEMLDMGFAEDIGVILSVAPADRQTVLFSATMPPRIAAIADRHLKDPVRVRIEDAPQVAGETPRTRQEAYVVHRAHKPAALVRVLDAEAPAAALVFCRTRIEVESLVESLNGRGYRADALHGGMTQEQRDRVMGRLRSGAVELLVATDVAARGLDIDVLTHVINYDVPSAPASYVHRIGRVGRAGRDGVAITLAEPREHRMLRNIERVTGQRIPVQALPTVADLRARRLEVTSATLREAILQEDLDSFRVVVEALGEEFDVLDIAAAAVRIAHESSGGPMGDEEIPDAPVRQERSSHSGTGTGTEGRGPRRAPHGPGPNPPQGMARLFVGAGRIAGIRPQDLVGAIASEADIPGREIGAIQIADRFALVDVPAHRANSVIAALRGTTLKGRKVTVRRERSRPE, encoded by the coding sequence ATGTTCGACGACCTCGGTCTCGGGGATGACCTTCTCGCAGCCTTGGCGGAGTTGGGATATGAGGAACCGACACCCATCCAGCAGGCGGCGATCCCGCCGCTGCTCTTGGGCCGCGACCTGTTGGGCAACGCCGCGACCGGTACCGGCAAGACGGCGGCGTTCGCGCTGCCGCTCCTCGAGCGCCTGCGCGGTGGTGTTGGTCGCGAACCCCGTGCGCTCATCCTCGTACCCACGCGTGAGTTGGCCATGCAGGTGTCCGAGGCCGTGCATCGCTACGGGCGGGCACTCCACACCTCCGTGTTGCCGATCTACGGTGGCCAGCCCATCTTTCGGCAGATCACGGCACTCGAGCGCGGAGTGGACGTGGTGGTGGGGACGCCGGGCCGGGTCCGCGACCATCTGGCCCGTGGCACCCTAAAGTTCGGGTCGGTACAGGTCGTGGTGCTCGACGAGGCCGACGAGATGCTCGATATGGGGTTTGCCGAGGACATCGGGGTCATCCTCTCCGTCGCTCCGGCCGATCGCCAGACCGTGCTCTTCTCGGCCACCATGCCGCCGCGCATCGCCGCCATCGCCGATCGGCACCTGAAGGATCCGGTGCGCGTGCGCATCGAGGACGCCCCGCAGGTTGCCGGTGAGACCCCGCGGACCCGTCAGGAGGCATACGTGGTGCATCGGGCACACAAGCCTGCGGCCCTCGTACGCGTGCTCGACGCCGAGGCACCGGCTGCTGCCCTCGTCTTCTGCCGCACCCGGATCGAGGTGGAGTCGCTCGTCGAGTCGCTCAACGGTCGCGGGTATCGCGCCGACGCCCTGCACGGCGGGATGACCCAGGAGCAGCGCGATCGGGTGATGGGTCGCCTGCGTTCCGGTGCGGTCGAACTGCTGGTGGCGACCGATGTTGCCGCTCGCGGGCTCGACATCGACGTCCTCACCCACGTCATCAACTACGACGTGCCATCGGCCCCGGCGTCGTATGTGCATCGAATCGGGCGTGTGGGCCGCGCCGGGCGTGACGGCGTTGCGATCACTCTGGCCGAGCCGCGCGAGCACCGCATGCTGCGCAACATCGAGCGCGTCACGGGCCAGCGTATTCCGGTGCAGGCGCTGCCCACGGTCGCCGATCTCCGCGCCCGGCGCCTGGAGGTGACGAGCGCCACCCTGCGCGAGGCCATCCTCCAGGAGGATCTGGACTCGTTCCGCGTGGTCGTGGAGGCCCTTGGTGAGGAGTTTGACGTCCTCGACATCGCGGCCGCCGCCGTACGCATCGCACACGAGTCATCGGGTGGTCCGATGGGCGACGAGGAGATCCCCGATGCGCCCGTACGTCAGGAGCGGTCGTCGCACTCCGGCACCGGCACCGGCACCGAGGGCCGGGGTCCCCGCAGAGCTCCGCACGGCCCCGGACCCAATCCGCCCCAGGGTATGGCGCGCCTCTTCGTGGGTGCTGGCCGGATCGCCGGCATTCGTCCGCAGGATCTGGTGGGGGCCATTGCCAGCGAGGCCGACATCCCCGGCCGTGAGATCGGGGCAATCCAGATCGCCGATCGGTTCGCGTTGGTCGACGTACCTGCGCATCGGGCGAATTCCGTTATCGCCGCCCTGCGGGGCACCACACTGAAGGGCCGCAAGGTCACGGTACGCAGGGAGCGTTCCCGCCCGGAGTAG
- a CDS encoding phosphoserine transaminase, translating to MTNQNADIRIPHDLLPADGRFGSGPSKVRSEALRALAETGTSYMGTSHRQSTVRSMVGRARHGLSQLLGLPDDYEVLLGNGGATAFWDIAGFGLVREHSHHAVFGEFSSKFAAAMDEAPHVARSTVVESAPGTHPTIGVEAGADVYALTHNETSTGVAMPVVRPPGIADDALVVVDATSAAGGMAVDAAEFDVYYLSPQKALASDGGLWLAACSPRAIARIDALSARWCPASLDLAIARDNSVKDQTYNTPALATIFLLVHQVEWLLEQGGMEWAAARTRESSDVLYSWADACEVATPFVTDPAMRSPVVVTIDIDDHINASAVSSILRANGVVDTDSYRKLGRNQIRVATFPAVTPDDVRQITRCLDHVIGVVG from the coding sequence ATGACGAATCAGAACGCCGACATCCGCATTCCCCACGACCTGCTTCCCGCCGACGGGCGGTTTGGGAGTGGTCCCTCGAAAGTCCGATCGGAGGCCCTGCGCGCTCTGGCCGAGACCGGGACATCGTACATGGGCACTTCGCACCGGCAGTCCACCGTCCGGTCGATGGTCGGCCGGGCACGCCACGGACTTTCGCAACTCCTCGGCCTGCCCGACGACTACGAGGTGCTTCTGGGGAACGGCGGAGCGACCGCGTTCTGGGACATCGCGGGGTTCGGTCTGGTGCGTGAGCACAGTCATCACGCGGTGTTCGGCGAGTTCTCGTCGAAGTTCGCGGCGGCCATGGACGAGGCACCGCACGTAGCACGCTCCACGGTCGTGGAGAGCGCACCGGGGACGCACCCCACAATCGGCGTCGAGGCCGGCGCCGACGTCTACGCGCTCACCCACAACGAGACTTCGACCGGCGTGGCCATGCCCGTGGTACGCCCACCGGGTATCGCGGACGACGCCCTCGTGGTCGTGGACGCCACCTCAGCGGCGGGGGGAATGGCGGTGGATGCGGCTGAGTTCGATGTCTACTACCTGTCACCGCAGAAGGCGCTGGCAAGTGACGGCGGCCTGTGGCTCGCTGCCTGCTCACCGCGGGCCATCGCACGTATCGATGCCCTCTCGGCACGCTGGTGCCCCGCGTCGCTCGACCTCGCCATCGCACGCGACAACTCGGTGAAGGACCAGACCTACAACACACCCGCGCTCGCAACGATCTTCCTGCTGGTGCACCAGGTGGAGTGGCTTCTGGAGCAGGGCGGCATGGAATGGGCCGCGGCTCGTACGCGAGAGTCGTCGGATGTGCTCTATTCGTGGGCCGATGCCTGTGAGGTCGCGACCCCCTTCGTGACAGACCCCGCGATGCGCAGCCCCGTGGTGGTGACGATCGACATCGACGACCACATCAACGCCTCCGCTGTGTCGTCCATCTTGCGTGCGAATGGCGTGGTGGACACCGATTCGTACCGCAAACTCGGGCGAAACCAGATTCGGGTGGCCACCTTCCCGGCGGTCACGCCCGACGACGTACGCCAGATCACCCGCTGCCTCGACCACGTGATCGGGGTCGTGGGGTAG